A stretch of Colletotrichum lupini chromosome 2, complete sequence DNA encodes these proteins:
- a CDS encoding hsp98-like protein, producing MNSRMEFTDRGEKAVQDAMALAEQYAHSQLLPVHLAVSLLDPPADLSKDQQNGPPQTSSMFRQVIERAHGDPQLFDRALKKTLVRLPSQDPPPDQVSVAPTFHAVLRKAQELQKTQKDSFIAVDHLIQALADDHTIQACLRDSNIPKAKLVHDAVTQIRGTKRVDSKNADTEEEHENLAKFTIDMTALAREKQQDPVIGREEEIRRVVRILSRRTKNNPVLIGEPGVGKTTVVEGLAQRIVNRDVPDNLKACKLLSLDVGALVAGSKYRGEFEERMKGVLKEIQESKEMIVLFVDEIHLLMGAGSSGEGGMDAANLLKPMLARGQLHCIGATTLAEYRKYVEKDAAFERRFQQVLVKEPSIAETISILRGLKERYDRHHRVTILDNALVASANLAGRYLTSRRLPDSAIDLVDEAAAAVRVARESQPEIIDSLERKLRQIMIEIAALEKEKDEASQTRLVQAKKDAKNVEEELEPLRQKYLSEIKRGEEIHLAKTKLDELEKRLEDAANAGNHAKAADLQYGAIPEQRAVIKELEAKKAAADAALNASGQDHGAMVTDVVTADHINEIVARWTGIPVTRLKTSEKEKLVLMEKQLGKIVVGQKEAVQAVANAIRLQRSGLSNPNQPPSFLFCGPSGTGKTLLTKALAEFLFDDSKAMIRFDMSEYQERHALSRMIGAPPGYVGHDAGGQLTEALRRKPFSILLFDEVEKAAKEVLTVLLQLMDDGRITDGQGRVVDAKNCIVVMTSNLGAEYLTKSTNREGKVDATTRELVMNALRNWFLPEFLNRINSTVIFNRLTRREIRKIVDIRLQEIQKRLEGNGRKVYIDVSEEAKDYLGNAGYSPAYGARPLSRLIEKEVLNKLAILILRGNIRDGENARVELINGKMVVLPNHQDSELDTDDEDMDEEDAVDELVADEMDEDIYD from the coding sequence ATGAATTCACGAATGGAATTCACCGACAGAGGCGAGAAGGCCGTGCAGGATGCCATGGCCCTCGCGGAGCAGTACGCCCACTCCCAGCTGCTCCCCGTCCACCTCGCCGTCTCCCTCCTCGATCCCCCGGCAGACCTCTCAAAGGACCAACAAAACGGCCCGCCGCAGACGTCCTCCATGTTCCGACAAGTCATTGAGCGCGCCCACGGCGACCCGCAACTCTTTGACCGGGCACTCAAGAAGACGCTCGTCCGCCTACCGAGCCAAGACCCGCCACCGGACCAGGTCTCCGTCGCACCCACATTCCACGCCGTCCTCCGCAAGGCGCAAGAGCTGCAAAAGACGCAAAAGGACTCCTTCATCGCCGTCGACCACCTCATTCAGGCCCTCGCCGATGACCACACAATACAAGCCTGCCTGCGGGACTCCAACATCCCCAAGGCGAAGCTGGTGCACGATGCCGTCACCCAGATCCGCGGCACGAAGCGGGTGGACAGCAAGAACGCCGACACCGAGGAGGAGCACGAGAACCTCGCCAAATTCACCATTGATATGACGGCCCTGGCCCGTGAGAAGCAACAAGACCCGGTCATTGGCCGTGAGGAGGAGATCCGCAGAGTCGTGCGGATCTTGTCCCGCCGTACCAAGAACAACCCGGTCCTCATCGGTGAGCCCGGTGTCGGTAAGACTACCGTCGTCGAGGGTCTCGCCCAGAGAATTGTTAACCGCGATGTTCCCGACAACCTCAAGGCGTGTAAGCTGCTGTCGCTCGACGTCGGCGCCTTGGTGGCCGGAAGCAAGTACCGCGGAGAGTTTGAGGAGAGAATGAAGGGCGTCCTGAAGGAGATTCAGGAGTCCAAGGAGATGATTGTCCTCTTCGTCGACGAAATCCACTTGCTCATGGGTGCTGGCTCTTCAGGCGAGGGTGGCATGGACGCCGCCAACTTGCTGAAGCCCATGCTCGCCCGTGGTCAGCTGCACTGCATCGGTGCGACGACCCTCGCTGAGTACCGCAAGTACGTTGAGAAGGACGCCGCGTTCGAGCGTCGATTCCAACAGGTTCTCGTCAAGGAGCCTTCCATTGCCGAGACCATTTCCATTCTCCGTGGTCTCAAGGAGCGGTACGACAGACATCACCGCGTTACCATCCTCGACAACGCCTTGGTAGCGTCTGCTAACCTCGCCGGCCGCTACCTTACGTCGAGAAGGCTTCCCGATTCTGCCATTGACCTGGTCGAtgaggctgctgctgcagtTCGCGTCGCCAGGGAGTCGCAACCCGAAATTATTGACTCTCTTGAGCGCAAGCTCCGTCAAATCATGATTGAGATTGCCGCtctggagaaggagaaggacgaGGCGTCCCAGACTCGTCTCGTCCAAGCAAAGAAGGACGCCAAGAACGTAGAGGAGGAGTTGGAGCCTCTTCGCCAGAAATACCTCAGTGAAATCAAGAGAGGCGAGGAGATTCACTTGGCCAAGACGAAGCTCGACGAACTCGAGAAGCGTCTTGAGGATGCTGCCAACGCCGGCAACCACGCCAAGGCCGCCGACCTCCAGTACGGCGCCATCCCCGAGCAGCGCGCCGTCATCAAGGAACTCGAGGCCAAGAAGGCCGCTGCCGACGCCGCTCTCAACGCATCAGGCCAGGACCACGGCGCCATGGTCACTGACGTTGTCACCGCCGATCACATCAACGAGATTGTGGCCCGCTGGACCGGCATTCCCGTCACTCGCCTTAAGACCAGCGAGAAGGAGAAGCTCGTCCTCATGGAGAAGCAACTCGGCAAGATCGTCGTTGGTCAGAAGGAGGCTGTCCAGGCCGTCGCCAACGCCATCCGCCTGCAGCGGTCTGGTCTCAGCAACCCCAACCAGCCGCCCAGCTTCCTGTTCTGCGGTCCATCCGGTACCGGTAAGACTCTCCTGACCAAGGCGCTCGCCGAGTTCCTCTTCGACGATTCCAAGGCCATGATCCGCTTCGATATGTCCGAGTACCAGGAGCGCCACGCCCTTAGCAGAATGATTGGTGCTCCCCCGGGATACGTCGGACACGACGCCGGTGGTCAGCTCACCGAAGCTCTCCGCCGCAAGCCCTTCTCCATCCTCCTCTTCGACGAGGTCGAAAAGGCTGCCAAGGAGGTCTTGACCGTTCTGCTCCAGCTCATGGACGACGGCCGCATCACCGACGGGCAAGGCCGTGTCGTCGACGCCAAGAACTGCATCGTCGTCATGACCTCCAACTTGGGTGCCGAGTACCTCACAAAGTCCACCAACCGTGAGGGCAAGGTCGACGCTACCACTCGCGAGCTCGTCATGAACGCCCTCCGCAACTGGTTCCTGCCCGAGTTCCTCAACCGCATCAACTCGACTGTCATCTTCAACCGCCTCACCCGCCGCGAGATCCGCAAGATCGTCGACATCCGCCTGCAGGAGATCCAGAAGCGGCTGGAGGGTAACGGCCGCAAGGTGTACATTGACGTCTCGGAGGAGGCCAAGGATTACCTCGGCAACGCTGGCTACTCGCCCGCCTACGGTGCTCGTCCGCTGTCTCGCTTGATTGAGAAGGAGGTCCTCAACAAGCTGGCCATCCTCATCCTTCGTGGCAACATTCGCGATGGCGAGAACGCCCGTGTCGAGCTCATCAATGGCAAGATGGTGGTGCTGCCTAACCATCAGGACAGCGAGCTCGATACCGATGACGAGGACATGGATGAGGAGGATGCTGTTGACGAGCTTGTTGCTGATGAGATGGATGAGGACATTTACGACTAA